A single region of the Mycobacterium lentiflavum genome encodes:
- a CDS encoding DHA2 family efflux MFS transporter permease subunit, with the protein MLSNAMEKARSAAGDAALPTAPAGFLGAEERVYPDKLDAPLLRISGVCLLATIMAILDVTVVTVAQRTFIAEFGSSQAVVAWTMTGYTLGLATVIPLTGWAADRFGTKRLFMGSVVAFVLGSLLCAAASTILQLIIFRVVQGVSGGMLMPLGFMIMTREAGPGRLGRLMSILSIPMLLAPIAGPILGGWLIDTSSWKWIFLINLPIGLATFILAWIVFPRDHPARSETFDVVGGLLLSPGLATFLFAVSSIPRFGTVADRHVLIPAVIGLTLIAAFVVHALRRTDHPLIDLHLFQNPVLTRANVTMLLFAGAFFGAGLLLPSYFQQVLHQTPMQAGVHLIPQGLGAMLTMRLAGPLVDRHGPGKYVLAGIAMIIAGLGTFAFGVARHAGYAPTLLIALTIMGLGMGCTMMPLSVASVQALAPNQIARGTTLMSVSHQVGGSVGTALMAMILTDEFDRSPDIVAANKLAALQQQAAISGVPVDPSQIPHQSLAPGFSANLLHDLSQAYTSVFVVAVVLVAFTIIPASFLPKKPAIQTAVE; encoded by the coding sequence GGGCGACGCCGCGCTGCCCACCGCCCCCGCCGGGTTCCTGGGTGCCGAGGAACGTGTCTATCCGGACAAACTGGACGCCCCGCTGCTGCGGATTTCCGGTGTATGTCTGCTGGCCACCATCATGGCGATCCTCGATGTCACCGTCGTCACCGTCGCGCAACGCACCTTCATCGCCGAGTTCGGGTCCAGCCAGGCCGTCGTCGCGTGGACGATGACCGGCTACACGCTCGGGTTGGCGACCGTGATCCCACTGACCGGCTGGGCGGCCGACCGATTCGGCACCAAACGGCTCTTCATGGGATCGGTGGTGGCGTTCGTGCTGGGCTCGCTGCTGTGCGCGGCGGCGTCAACGATATTGCAGCTCATCATATTTCGCGTAGTGCAGGGCGTCAGTGGCGGCATGCTGATGCCCCTCGGATTCATGATCATGACGCGCGAAGCGGGCCCCGGGCGACTCGGTCGCCTGATGTCGATCTTGAGCATTCCCATGCTGCTCGCCCCGATCGCCGGCCCGATCCTGGGCGGCTGGCTGATCGACACCTCCAGTTGGAAGTGGATCTTCCTGATCAATCTGCCGATCGGGCTTGCCACGTTCATCCTCGCCTGGATCGTGTTCCCGCGAGATCACCCCGCGCGGTCGGAAACGTTCGACGTCGTCGGCGGGCTGTTGCTCTCACCGGGTCTGGCGACGTTCCTGTTCGCGGTGTCGTCGATCCCGCGCTTCGGAACGGTCGCCGATCGGCACGTCTTGATACCCGCGGTCATCGGCCTGACGTTGATCGCCGCGTTCGTCGTCCACGCATTGCGCCGCACGGATCATCCACTCATCGATCTGCACCTGTTCCAGAACCCGGTCCTCACCCGGGCCAATGTGACGATGCTGTTGTTCGCCGGCGCATTCTTCGGAGCCGGTCTACTGCTCCCGAGTTATTTCCAGCAGGTGCTCCACCAGACGCCGATGCAAGCCGGAGTGCACCTTATCCCGCAGGGACTCGGCGCCATGCTGACGATGCGACTGGCCGGTCCGCTCGTGGATCGACATGGGCCCGGCAAATACGTGCTGGCCGGTATCGCGATGATCATCGCCGGCCTGGGCACGTTCGCTTTCGGTGTGGCCAGGCATGCCGGATATGCACCCACCCTGCTGATCGCACTGACGATCATGGGCCTGGGGATGGGGTGCACGATGATGCCGCTGTCGGTGGCGTCGGTGCAGGCGTTGGCGCCGAACCAGATTGCGCGCGGCACCACGCTGATGAGCGTCAGTCACCAGGTGGGCGGCTCGGTGGGAACCGCGCTGATGGCGATGATCCTGACCGACGAATTCGACCGGAGCCCCGACATCGTCGCGGCGAACAAACTTGCGGCGCTACAGCAGCAGGCCGCGATCAGTGGCGTGCCGGTTGATCCGTCACAAATACCACATCAGTCACTCGCCCCGGGATTTTCCGCTAATCTCTTGCACGACCTTTCGCAGGCCTATACGTCCGTATTCGTGGTCGCGGTGGTATTGGTGGCATTTACCATCATCCCGGCGTCATTTCTGCCGAAAAAGCCGGCTATCCAAACAGCCGTC